In Xiphophorus maculatus strain JP 163 A chromosome 15, X_maculatus-5.0-male, whole genome shotgun sequence, the following are encoded in one genomic region:
- the LOC102223926 gene encoding serine/threonine-protein kinase PAK 6-like isoform X2 gives MSRPGWRHACCFPLRSAASCRFPRVRSGGRRCISVAMFRRRKKKYRLEISAPRDFQHRVHTSFDVSTGRYVGLPAQWQSVIDTLRRPRPLVDPSRITNIDLEPRKTIVRGSFIGHGDYISHVISEMSRVSVTSSNSLRRTSPSARKRAQSMGRLGEVAEDESYHYLEISRRSSSVKAGGNATYWQDRIRQVRSESGSPRANRNLQRTKSSSQVSSVSEAAPLSPTSPQRTTYTPEPSVRNGGVGLKQRPTSYHQAAETGRPQLRPRAGANHLPDLLSSSTETPRRPHSTYDLKPPFSRPRLPPPNSTSSPVITGRVLPQPSPRPSTGVDVSTKRASTPPQTSLAQPNRPPSSTPPAAPERAPQKVTHEQFKAALEMVVDPGDPRVTLENFMKIGEGSTGVVCIARERHSGRQVAVKMMDVRKQQRRELLFNEVVIMRDYQHPNVVQMFRSALVEDELWVIMEYLQGGALTHIIGETRLNEEQIATVCEGVLQALSYLHSQGVIHRDIKSDSILLTLDGRIKLSDFGFCAQINTDIPKRKSLVGTPYWMAPEVISKTPYGTEVDIWSLGIMVVEMVDGEPPYFNETPISAMKKLRDEAAPSVKNMQRVSPVLKDFLGCMLTRDTLQRSGAAALLQHPFMLQASAPRCLVPLVEQHRKRMSLC, from the exons ATGTCTCGGCCCGGCTGGCGTCACGCCTGCTGTTTTCCCCTTCGCAGCGCCGCTTCCTGTCGCTTCCCCCGGGTCCGGTCCGGCGGCCGGCGCTGCATTTCCGTGGCGATGTTCCGGCGCAGGAAGAAGAAGTACCGGCTGGAGATCTCGGCGCCGCGGGACTTCCAGCACCGCGTCCACACGTCCTTTGACGTCTCGACGGGACGCTACGTGGGTCTGCCGGCGCAGTGGCAGAGCGTCATCGACACGCTGAGGAGGccacgccccctggtggaccCGTCCAGGATCACCAACATCGATCTGGAACCCaggaag ACGATCGTTCGCGGCAGCTTCATCGGCCATGGCGACTACATCAGTCACGTGATCTCTGAGATGAGCCGCGTTTCCGTCACCAGCTCCAACTCGCTGCGCCGCACCAGCCCGTCGGCACGGAAACGCGCCCAGTCAATGGGCCGGCTGGGAGAAGTGGCGGAGGACGAGTCGTACCACTACCTGGAAATCAGCCGGCGGAGCAGCAGCGTGAAGGCCGGCGGCAACGCCACCTACTGGCAGGACCGCATCCGGCAGGTGCGCAGCGAGAGCGGCAGCCCCAGAGCGAACAGGAACCTGCAGAGAACCAAATCCAGCAGCCAGGTGAGCTCCGTATCTGAGGCCGCTCCGCTCAGCCCCACGTCGCCTCAGAGGACGACCTACACGCCTGAACCCAGCGTCCGCAACGGCGGCGTCGGGCTAAAGCAGAGGCCGACCTCCTACCACCAGGCGGCAGAGACCGGCAGGCCTCAGCTGAGACCCAGAGCCGGAGCCAATCACCTGCCGGACCTGCTGTCCTCTTCCACAGAAACCCCCAGGAGGCCGCATTCGACCTATGACCTCAAG CCACCATTTTCCCGCCCTCGGCTGCCTCCGCCCAACAGCACCAGCAGTCCCGTCATCACTGGCAGAGTGCTGCCCCAACCTTCACCCCGCCCCTCCACAGGGGTCGATGTTTCTACCAAACGCGCCTCAACGCCGCCGCAGACGAGCCTCGCTCAGCCGAACCGCCCCCCTTCCTCCACGCCTCCTGCCGCCCCGGAGAGAGCGCCCCAGAAGGTGACCCACGAGCAGTTCAAGGCGGCGCTGGAGATGGTGGTGGACCCGGGCGATCCCAGGGTGACTCTGGAGAACTTCATGAAGATCGGGGAGGGCTCCACTGGCGTGGTGTGCATCGCCCGGGAACGGCACAGCGGGCGCCAGGTGGCGGTGAAGATGATGGACGTGAGGAAGCAGCAGCGCAGGGAGCTTCTCTTTAACGAG GTGGTCATCATGAGGGACTACCAGCACCCCAACGTGGTGCAGATGTTCCGCAGCGCGCTGGTGGAGGATGAGCTGTGGGTCATCATGGAGTACCTGCAGGGCGGCGCTCTCACACACATCATCGGTGAAACCAG GCTGAACGAGGAGCAGATAGCGACGGTGTGTGAGGGCGTCCTGCAGGCGCTGTCCTACCTCCACTCTCAGGGCGTCATCCACCGAGACATCAAGAGCGACTCCATCCTGCTCACGCTGGACGGCAGG ATAAAATTGTCCGACTTCGGTTTCTGCGCTCAGATCAACACTGACATCCCAAAGAGGAAATCTCTGGTCGGGACTCCGTATTGGATGGCTCCAGAGGTCATCTCCAAAACGCCGTATGGCACAGAG GTGGACATTTGGTCCCTGGGCATCATGGTGGTGGAGATGGTGGACGGTGAGCCTCCATACTTCAACGAAACACCAATCAGTGCCATGAAGAAACTGAGAGACGAAGCGGCGCCAAGTGTCAAGAACATGCAAAGG GTTTCTCCGGTTCTGAAGGACTTCCTGGGCTGCATGCTGACACGTGACACACTGCAGCGCAGTGGCGCCGCCGCCCTGCTGCAGCATCCCTTCATGCTGCAGGCCTCCGCGCCGCGCTGCCTAGTGCCGCTGGTGGAGCAGCACCGCAAACGCATGTCGCTctgctga
- the LOC102223926 gene encoding serine/threonine-protein kinase PAK 6-like isoform X4, which translates to MSRPGWRHACCFPLRSAASCRFPRVRSGGRRCISVAMFRRRKKKYRLEISAPRDFQHRVHTSFDVSTGRYVGLPAQWQSVIDTLRRPRPLVDPSRITNIDLEPRKQTIVRGSFIGHGDYISHVISEMSRVSVTSSNSLRRTSPSARKRAQSMGRLGEVAEDESYHYLEISRRSSSVKAGGNATYWQDRIRQVRSESGSPRANRNLQRTKSSSQVSSVSEAAPLSPTSPQRTTYTPEPSVRNGGVGLKQRPTSYHQAAETGRPQLRPRAGANHLPDLLSSSTETPRRPHSTYDLKPPFSRPRLPPPNSTSSPVITGRVLPQPSPRPSTGVDVSTKRASTPPQTSLAQPNRPPSSTPPAAPERAPQKVTHEQFKAALEMVVDPGDPRVTLENFMKIGEGSTGVVCIARERHSGRQVAVKMMDVRKQQRRELLFNEVVIMRDYQHPNVVQMFRSALVEDELWVIMEYLQGGALTHIIGETRLNEEQIATVCEGVLQALSYLHSQGVIHRDIKSDSILLTLDGRIKLSDFGFCAQINTDIPKRKSLVGTPYWMAPEVISKTPYGTEVRWTFGPWASWWWRWWTVSLHTSTKHQSVP; encoded by the exons ATGTCTCGGCCCGGCTGGCGTCACGCCTGCTGTTTTCCCCTTCGCAGCGCCGCTTCCTGTCGCTTCCCCCGGGTCCGGTCCGGCGGCCGGCGCTGCATTTCCGTGGCGATGTTCCGGCGCAGGAAGAAGAAGTACCGGCTGGAGATCTCGGCGCCGCGGGACTTCCAGCACCGCGTCCACACGTCCTTTGACGTCTCGACGGGACGCTACGTGGGTCTGCCGGCGCAGTGGCAGAGCGTCATCGACACGCTGAGGAGGccacgccccctggtggaccCGTCCAGGATCACCAACATCGATCTGGAACCCaggaag CAGACGATCGTTCGCGGCAGCTTCATCGGCCATGGCGACTACATCAGTCACGTGATCTCTGAGATGAGCCGCGTTTCCGTCACCAGCTCCAACTCGCTGCGCCGCACCAGCCCGTCGGCACGGAAACGCGCCCAGTCAATGGGCCGGCTGGGAGAAGTGGCGGAGGACGAGTCGTACCACTACCTGGAAATCAGCCGGCGGAGCAGCAGCGTGAAGGCCGGCGGCAACGCCACCTACTGGCAGGACCGCATCCGGCAGGTGCGCAGCGAGAGCGGCAGCCCCAGAGCGAACAGGAACCTGCAGAGAACCAAATCCAGCAGCCAGGTGAGCTCCGTATCTGAGGCCGCTCCGCTCAGCCCCACGTCGCCTCAGAGGACGACCTACACGCCTGAACCCAGCGTCCGCAACGGCGGCGTCGGGCTAAAGCAGAGGCCGACCTCCTACCACCAGGCGGCAGAGACCGGCAGGCCTCAGCTGAGACCCAGAGCCGGAGCCAATCACCTGCCGGACCTGCTGTCCTCTTCCACAGAAACCCCCAGGAGGCCGCATTCGACCTATGACCTCAAG CCACCATTTTCCCGCCCTCGGCTGCCTCCGCCCAACAGCACCAGCAGTCCCGTCATCACTGGCAGAGTGCTGCCCCAACCTTCACCCCGCCCCTCCACAGGGGTCGATGTTTCTACCAAACGCGCCTCAACGCCGCCGCAGACGAGCCTCGCTCAGCCGAACCGCCCCCCTTCCTCCACGCCTCCTGCCGCCCCGGAGAGAGCGCCCCAGAAGGTGACCCACGAGCAGTTCAAGGCGGCGCTGGAGATGGTGGTGGACCCGGGCGATCCCAGGGTGACTCTGGAGAACTTCATGAAGATCGGGGAGGGCTCCACTGGCGTGGTGTGCATCGCCCGGGAACGGCACAGCGGGCGCCAGGTGGCGGTGAAGATGATGGACGTGAGGAAGCAGCAGCGCAGGGAGCTTCTCTTTAACGAG GTGGTCATCATGAGGGACTACCAGCACCCCAACGTGGTGCAGATGTTCCGCAGCGCGCTGGTGGAGGATGAGCTGTGGGTCATCATGGAGTACCTGCAGGGCGGCGCTCTCACACACATCATCGGTGAAACCAG GCTGAACGAGGAGCAGATAGCGACGGTGTGTGAGGGCGTCCTGCAGGCGCTGTCCTACCTCCACTCTCAGGGCGTCATCCACCGAGACATCAAGAGCGACTCCATCCTGCTCACGCTGGACGGCAGG ATAAAATTGTCCGACTTCGGTTTCTGCGCTCAGATCAACACTGACATCCCAAAGAGGAAATCTCTGGTCGGGACTCCGTATTGGATGGCTCCAGAGGTCATCTCCAAAACGCCGTATGGCACAGAGGTGAG GTGGACATTTGGTCCCTGGGCATCATGGTGGTGGAGATGGTGGACGGTGAGCCTCCATACTTCAACGAAACACCAATCAGTGCCATGA
- the LOC102223926 gene encoding serine/threonine-protein kinase PAK 6-like isoform X3 — protein MFRRRKKKYRLEISAPRDFQHRVHTSFDVSTGRYVGLPAQWQSVIDTLRRPRPLVDPSRITNIDLEPRKQTIVRGSFIGHGDYISHVISEMSRVSVTSSNSLRRTSPSARKRAQSMGRLGEVAEDESYHYLEISRRSSSVKAGGNATYWQDRIRQVRSESGSPRANRNLQRTKSSSQVSSVSEAAPLSPTSPQRTTYTPEPSVRNGGVGLKQRPTSYHQAAETGRPQLRPRAGANHLPDLLSSSTETPRRPHSTYDLKPPFSRPRLPPPNSTSSPVITGRVLPQPSPRPSTGVDVSTKRASTPPQTSLAQPNRPPSSTPPAAPERAPQKVTHEQFKAALEMVVDPGDPRVTLENFMKIGEGSTGVVCIARERHSGRQVAVKMMDVRKQQRRELLFNEVVIMRDYQHPNVVQMFRSALVEDELWVIMEYLQGGALTHIIGETRLNEEQIATVCEGVLQALSYLHSQGVIHRDIKSDSILLTLDGRIKLSDFGFCAQINTDIPKRKSLVGTPYWMAPEVISKTPYGTEVDIWSLGIMVVEMVDGEPPYFNETPISAMKKLRDEAAPSVKNMQRVSPVLKDFLGCMLTRDTLQRSGAAALLQHPFMLQASAPRCLVPLVEQHRKRMSLC, from the exons ATGTTCCGGCGCAGGAAGAAGAAGTACCGGCTGGAGATCTCGGCGCCGCGGGACTTCCAGCACCGCGTCCACACGTCCTTTGACGTCTCGACGGGACGCTACGTGGGTCTGCCGGCGCAGTGGCAGAGCGTCATCGACACGCTGAGGAGGccacgccccctggtggaccCGTCCAGGATCACCAACATCGATCTGGAACCCaggaag CAGACGATCGTTCGCGGCAGCTTCATCGGCCATGGCGACTACATCAGTCACGTGATCTCTGAGATGAGCCGCGTTTCCGTCACCAGCTCCAACTCGCTGCGCCGCACCAGCCCGTCGGCACGGAAACGCGCCCAGTCAATGGGCCGGCTGGGAGAAGTGGCGGAGGACGAGTCGTACCACTACCTGGAAATCAGCCGGCGGAGCAGCAGCGTGAAGGCCGGCGGCAACGCCACCTACTGGCAGGACCGCATCCGGCAGGTGCGCAGCGAGAGCGGCAGCCCCAGAGCGAACAGGAACCTGCAGAGAACCAAATCCAGCAGCCAGGTGAGCTCCGTATCTGAGGCCGCTCCGCTCAGCCCCACGTCGCCTCAGAGGACGACCTACACGCCTGAACCCAGCGTCCGCAACGGCGGCGTCGGGCTAAAGCAGAGGCCGACCTCCTACCACCAGGCGGCAGAGACCGGCAGGCCTCAGCTGAGACCCAGAGCCGGAGCCAATCACCTGCCGGACCTGCTGTCCTCTTCCACAGAAACCCCCAGGAGGCCGCATTCGACCTATGACCTCAAG CCACCATTTTCCCGCCCTCGGCTGCCTCCGCCCAACAGCACCAGCAGTCCCGTCATCACTGGCAGAGTGCTGCCCCAACCTTCACCCCGCCCCTCCACAGGGGTCGATGTTTCTACCAAACGCGCCTCAACGCCGCCGCAGACGAGCCTCGCTCAGCCGAACCGCCCCCCTTCCTCCACGCCTCCTGCCGCCCCGGAGAGAGCGCCCCAGAAGGTGACCCACGAGCAGTTCAAGGCGGCGCTGGAGATGGTGGTGGACCCGGGCGATCCCAGGGTGACTCTGGAGAACTTCATGAAGATCGGGGAGGGCTCCACTGGCGTGGTGTGCATCGCCCGGGAACGGCACAGCGGGCGCCAGGTGGCGGTGAAGATGATGGACGTGAGGAAGCAGCAGCGCAGGGAGCTTCTCTTTAACGAG GTGGTCATCATGAGGGACTACCAGCACCCCAACGTGGTGCAGATGTTCCGCAGCGCGCTGGTGGAGGATGAGCTGTGGGTCATCATGGAGTACCTGCAGGGCGGCGCTCTCACACACATCATCGGTGAAACCAG GCTGAACGAGGAGCAGATAGCGACGGTGTGTGAGGGCGTCCTGCAGGCGCTGTCCTACCTCCACTCTCAGGGCGTCATCCACCGAGACATCAAGAGCGACTCCATCCTGCTCACGCTGGACGGCAGG ATAAAATTGTCCGACTTCGGTTTCTGCGCTCAGATCAACACTGACATCCCAAAGAGGAAATCTCTGGTCGGGACTCCGTATTGGATGGCTCCAGAGGTCATCTCCAAAACGCCGTATGGCACAGAG GTGGACATTTGGTCCCTGGGCATCATGGTGGTGGAGATGGTGGACGGTGAGCCTCCATACTTCAACGAAACACCAATCAGTGCCATGAAGAAACTGAGAGACGAAGCGGCGCCAAGTGTCAAGAACATGCAAAGG GTTTCTCCGGTTCTGAAGGACTTCCTGGGCTGCATGCTGACACGTGACACACTGCAGCGCAGTGGCGCCGCCGCCCTGCTGCAGCATCCCTTCATGCTGCAGGCCTCCGCGCCGCGCTGCCTAGTGCCGCTGGTGGAGCAGCACCGCAAACGCATGTCGCTctgctga
- the LOC102223926 gene encoding serine/threonine-protein kinase PAK 6-like isoform X1 translates to MSRPGWRHACCFPLRSAASCRFPRVRSGGRRCISVAMFRRRKKKYRLEISAPRDFQHRVHTSFDVSTGRYVGLPAQWQSVIDTLRRPRPLVDPSRITNIDLEPRKQTIVRGSFIGHGDYISHVISEMSRVSVTSSNSLRRTSPSARKRAQSMGRLGEVAEDESYHYLEISRRSSSVKAGGNATYWQDRIRQVRSESGSPRANRNLQRTKSSSQVSSVSEAAPLSPTSPQRTTYTPEPSVRNGGVGLKQRPTSYHQAAETGRPQLRPRAGANHLPDLLSSSTETPRRPHSTYDLKPPFSRPRLPPPNSTSSPVITGRVLPQPSPRPSTGVDVSTKRASTPPQTSLAQPNRPPSSTPPAAPERAPQKVTHEQFKAALEMVVDPGDPRVTLENFMKIGEGSTGVVCIARERHSGRQVAVKMMDVRKQQRRELLFNEVVIMRDYQHPNVVQMFRSALVEDELWVIMEYLQGGALTHIIGETRLNEEQIATVCEGVLQALSYLHSQGVIHRDIKSDSILLTLDGRIKLSDFGFCAQINTDIPKRKSLVGTPYWMAPEVISKTPYGTEVDIWSLGIMVVEMVDGEPPYFNETPISAMKKLRDEAAPSVKNMQRVSPVLKDFLGCMLTRDTLQRSGAAALLQHPFMLQASAPRCLVPLVEQHRKRMSLC, encoded by the exons ATGTCTCGGCCCGGCTGGCGTCACGCCTGCTGTTTTCCCCTTCGCAGCGCCGCTTCCTGTCGCTTCCCCCGGGTCCGGTCCGGCGGCCGGCGCTGCATTTCCGTGGCGATGTTCCGGCGCAGGAAGAAGAAGTACCGGCTGGAGATCTCGGCGCCGCGGGACTTCCAGCACCGCGTCCACACGTCCTTTGACGTCTCGACGGGACGCTACGTGGGTCTGCCGGCGCAGTGGCAGAGCGTCATCGACACGCTGAGGAGGccacgccccctggtggaccCGTCCAGGATCACCAACATCGATCTGGAACCCaggaag CAGACGATCGTTCGCGGCAGCTTCATCGGCCATGGCGACTACATCAGTCACGTGATCTCTGAGATGAGCCGCGTTTCCGTCACCAGCTCCAACTCGCTGCGCCGCACCAGCCCGTCGGCACGGAAACGCGCCCAGTCAATGGGCCGGCTGGGAGAAGTGGCGGAGGACGAGTCGTACCACTACCTGGAAATCAGCCGGCGGAGCAGCAGCGTGAAGGCCGGCGGCAACGCCACCTACTGGCAGGACCGCATCCGGCAGGTGCGCAGCGAGAGCGGCAGCCCCAGAGCGAACAGGAACCTGCAGAGAACCAAATCCAGCAGCCAGGTGAGCTCCGTATCTGAGGCCGCTCCGCTCAGCCCCACGTCGCCTCAGAGGACGACCTACACGCCTGAACCCAGCGTCCGCAACGGCGGCGTCGGGCTAAAGCAGAGGCCGACCTCCTACCACCAGGCGGCAGAGACCGGCAGGCCTCAGCTGAGACCCAGAGCCGGAGCCAATCACCTGCCGGACCTGCTGTCCTCTTCCACAGAAACCCCCAGGAGGCCGCATTCGACCTATGACCTCAAG CCACCATTTTCCCGCCCTCGGCTGCCTCCGCCCAACAGCACCAGCAGTCCCGTCATCACTGGCAGAGTGCTGCCCCAACCTTCACCCCGCCCCTCCACAGGGGTCGATGTTTCTACCAAACGCGCCTCAACGCCGCCGCAGACGAGCCTCGCTCAGCCGAACCGCCCCCCTTCCTCCACGCCTCCTGCCGCCCCGGAGAGAGCGCCCCAGAAGGTGACCCACGAGCAGTTCAAGGCGGCGCTGGAGATGGTGGTGGACCCGGGCGATCCCAGGGTGACTCTGGAGAACTTCATGAAGATCGGGGAGGGCTCCACTGGCGTGGTGTGCATCGCCCGGGAACGGCACAGCGGGCGCCAGGTGGCGGTGAAGATGATGGACGTGAGGAAGCAGCAGCGCAGGGAGCTTCTCTTTAACGAG GTGGTCATCATGAGGGACTACCAGCACCCCAACGTGGTGCAGATGTTCCGCAGCGCGCTGGTGGAGGATGAGCTGTGGGTCATCATGGAGTACCTGCAGGGCGGCGCTCTCACACACATCATCGGTGAAACCAG GCTGAACGAGGAGCAGATAGCGACGGTGTGTGAGGGCGTCCTGCAGGCGCTGTCCTACCTCCACTCTCAGGGCGTCATCCACCGAGACATCAAGAGCGACTCCATCCTGCTCACGCTGGACGGCAGG ATAAAATTGTCCGACTTCGGTTTCTGCGCTCAGATCAACACTGACATCCCAAAGAGGAAATCTCTGGTCGGGACTCCGTATTGGATGGCTCCAGAGGTCATCTCCAAAACGCCGTATGGCACAGAG GTGGACATTTGGTCCCTGGGCATCATGGTGGTGGAGATGGTGGACGGTGAGCCTCCATACTTCAACGAAACACCAATCAGTGCCATGAAGAAACTGAGAGACGAAGCGGCGCCAAGTGTCAAGAACATGCAAAGG GTTTCTCCGGTTCTGAAGGACTTCCTGGGCTGCATGCTGACACGTGACACACTGCAGCGCAGTGGCGCCGCCGCCCTGCTGCAGCATCCCTTCATGCTGCAGGCCTCCGCGCCGCGCTGCCTAGTGCCGCTGGTGGAGCAGCACCGCAAACGCATGTCGCTctgctga